AGGTATGCAATGCGACCGGAGACACAGCGAATGATGCAGCGGGCGGTTCTGCGGCGTCTGACGCAGACGTGTGAGATCCGGCGGAATCATGCACCTGTGCCGGATGGGTACGGTGGTTATCAGGAGCCGCGTGGGTATGACCGCATCGTGAGCGCGTGCTTTTTGGTGACAGATTCGCGCAGACAGCGCGATGCAGGTGTTGCGGGAGCAGATGTAGGGCAGGTGTTCTATGTGCTGCAATTGCCTTACGACACGGATATCCAGGATGGGGATGTCGTGATTGTGGATGATAAACAGTTTGAGGTGGCTCAGGCTGTTGTGGAGCACAGCAACGATGTAATGAGGCAAGCGCGCCTCGTGAGAGCTGGTGAGTGATGCCGAATTCTCAGTCTGACATTTTTGTCCGGGTGGTGCGGAATGACCTGCCGCTGAAAGAGCGGCTGCTGCCGAAAGCCTTCGCCAAGCGTATGGATATGCTGGCGGAGGAAGGTGTGAACCGGGCGAAAATCCTGATTCAGAACTCGCCTGCGGATGGCATTACGTATGACAGAGGTGGTTATTCGCATACGGCTAGTTCGCCGGGGCAGCCTCCCCGCAGTGATACGGGCCGATTGATAAATGGCTTGCACTGGCAGCCACGCGGTCAGGATCGGCTAGTGATTGCGTCTGGTTCATATCCTGCTTATCTGGAATTTGGAACAACGAAGATGGAGCCACGACCGTTCATGGGGCCGATGGCGCGCCAGCTCCAACAGTTGATACGGCCCACTTTTGACAAGATTTTAGAGGACGACTGATGCTGAAGGCTGCTTATAAGCATCTGGATACGACGCTGCGCGCGATTGATGACGTGAATACGGGCATTAACGGCCAGATCTACCGGGACATCGCGCCGAGCGGTGCGGCCATGCCGTACTGCGTGATCAACCTGAATAACGGTGGAATGACAAACGGCGCGATACGGTTCAACGAAGGCGATACGCTGTGGACGGTCAAATTCGTTGGACTCCAGGCGCAGCATGCTACGGCTATGCGCGGCTGGGTGGGGCAGGTGTTTGATGCGATGCATGAGACGATGCCCGGCGTGGTTGACGATTGGTATTTGTTTTTAGTCACGTGTGAGACGGTGGTTGAGTACGTTGAGCGCGATGGCGATGTGGTTTATCTGCACACGGGGGCAAACTACCGGGTGCGACTGAGTAAATAGGAGCGATTGAGAGATGGTTCAATTACAAGCTTTGGCACCGGAACTGCTCTATGTGGAGTTCGATGGCGTTGAGATCAGCGCTGTCGGGTTGGAAAGCTTCGATGCGGGTATCGACGAGGAAACCTCCGATACAACCCACATCAAGTCGTTTCTGTCGACGCCGGATGGTGCGAAGTTGCGCGATACGGTCGCGCCGACTGCGCGCATCAAAGTGGATGGGTCTGCAACCGGCCAGGCTATCCTGGCGAAGTTAAAACAAGGCGTCACTGCCAACCTCGTATGGGGCTATGAAGGCAATGGCGCTGGTAAGCCGAAGTACGGCATTGTTGGTCGTTGCAGCGCGAACCGACCGATTGCGGTCGGTGACATCCAGATGATTGATGTGAAGTGGGCCAATGAAGGTGACGATTGGCTGCACAACTATGACCGCGACGGTACCACCTTCTAAGCCATAGGCATTGAAGGTTCGATTTAAGAAAGCATGTTCTAGCGAGGGTTTTATGACAACTGCAACAAAGAATGGTGCTGTGACTGATAAAAGCGATTCTGCGGATAAGAAGCCGCTCGTTGATGGGCTGAAGTTCGACTTCACGAAGGCGACAGCGCGTGATATCGAGACTGTTTTAAATTCTGTGGAAACGCTCGACATTAGTGCTGTGAGCGACCTTATGGCGAAGCTGGCTGTCGAGGGACCTCTCTCCTGGGGTGACATGAACAGCGTGGACACCTATAAGGACTTGCTGTGGCCGGACTTCCAGGCGGCCCGGCGGACGTTGTACAAGGCGTTTGAGGACCACGTAAAAAACTAGGGGAGCGGTTATTGGCACATTTGCTGATGCCGCAGACAACCCCCATTAGTCAGGACGACGCCCGGCGATTTTTCCGGGTGCACATTGCAAAAGAGATGGGCTGGACGCTGGAATATGTGGACAGCTTGAGCGCGCAGGATTGGCACGATGTGCAGGGCGTTATCCAAGCCCTGAATCGCTATCGAAATATTGAGCTCGATGCTGCCCGGTTCCGCGCAGGGAAAAAGAAATGACGACCGTAACCGATCTACAAGTGCTAATCAGAGGTGATGCGAGTGGCGTCCAGAATGCCATTCGTAGTGCTGATTCGCAGGTTTCGGGATTCTCTGGCCGGACACGGAACCGACTCAGCCAGGTCTATAGCGCCTTCCAGATGGTGGGGTTGGGTGTTCTGGGCGTTGGCGCGGCGAGTGTGGGTGTGGCGATTGAGTTTGAATCGTCCTTTGCAGATGTGCGCAAGACGGTCAATGGCTCCGATGAGGAGCTGGCAAATCTCCAAGAGCGCATCCGTGAGATGGCGACGGATGATAGCAACCCTCTTTCAGCGATTGAAAACTCACAGAATGCGCTGGCGGGCATCGCGGCCATGGGTGGGCAGCTCGGTATCGGGCTTGGCGAGATGGAGAGCTTCATCCAGACCGTTGGTAACCTGGATGTGGCGACCAACTTAAGCGCGGATACGATCGGCGAGGTGCTGGCTCGTTACGCGAATATCGCGGATCTTGATGCGAGTGAGTTCGCCAGCTTTGGCGATTCGCTGGTTACGCTGGGTAATAATATGGCGGCGCAAGAAACCGATATTGCCGCGACGCTGAGTTATATCCAGCAACTCGCTACGATGGGCTTTGATAGCTCCGAAATCCTGGCGTATTCTGCGGCGCTGCCAAGCCTGGGTATTACGCCGGAAGCCGGTGGCTCTGCACTTGTGCAGACTGTCACAACGCTGACCTCGCTGCTGGCTGATGCTGGTGACCGACAAGACCTCGTCAGTGCGCTGGACATCGACGATTCTCAGCTTGACCTTGATGATATTGAACAATCGCTGCGGAACGTCCTCAGTGCATATAATGACCTTTCTTCGGTAGAGAAGATTGATTTCTTAGATCAGTTCGGCCTGGATGGCATCCGGCAGCAGCGACTGATTAACTCTCTATCCGCTGGTATGGGCACGCTGGACAACGCTCTCGTCTTATCTGCGGATGGGTGGCAAGGCAACGGTGCCGCGATGACAGAAGCGGCTGCCAAGGCTGGGACCACGCAGGGCAATATCAACGAGATGATTAACAGCCTGCGTGAGCTGGGCATCATGATTGGTGAGACGCTGCTACCTGGCCTCAATGATGCGATTGATACCTTCACTGAGTTCCTCTCCATGGCTAAAGAGGGTGACCTGGGCGGTGGCATTGAGATGCTGCTCACCGATGGCGCGCAGGCGCTCGCTGACTTCCTTAGCATTCCTGTAGATGTGGCTGAGGGATTAGCTGCAATTGGACCAGCGCTTGAGAATGCGGCTACGATCTTCCAGATTGTGCTTGGGCGCATTCAGCGAGATGTTGATATCTGGGCGCTGGACTTGCGTAAACGCTTTGCGGAGCTGATGGTGGGGTTGGCTAACCCACTTGTTGATGCGAGAGTGCTGGACCAGAGCGTTGTTGATAGCCTCCAGGCTGAGGCTGATTCAGCGCAAACTGCCATGATGAACATTGACTTTAATAAGGCCATGGAGCAGCGCTTCCGTGGTATGGCGTTTACGGGTGACGTGGACCTGGGTTTTGACTTTAGAGGATTCGACTTTGGCGAGTTGATTATGCGAGATGAGAACCTCGGGGCGCAGCTCGCAAATCAGTTTGATTCTTTAACTGAGAGCGCGGTGATGGCCGCGTTGAAATCTGCTTTTGCTGAGGGCGACGCTATCAGCGCTGAAGGGCTGATGCAAATCACACAATTCACGGACCCGGAGCAGACGCGCTCGGTATTGCAGCAGGAGATCCGGGACGCCATCGAAAGCGGTGACGCTGAGGCTTTCCAGGCGATTGCGAGTATGGATATCACTCAATTCCTGCTAGGCGAAGATACGATATCGATGTTTGAGAGTGAATTGCAGATGACGCTTGAATCCGAACAGTATGGTGTGACAACGGACCTGATGCTGTTCCCTGGCATTATTGATGTGAGCCGGGTTGCTGCTGCTGTCGCCGGTGCAGTGGGGAGTTTGGGCGGTGGGCTTGGTAATGGGTTGCAGGGGCCTGTGCCGCCTCCTGGGTACAGCGGCGGTGGTAATACCATCAACGTGAATAGTTATGGTCAAAGCCCGTACGCACTGGCTGAGCAATTGCGATCTGCTCAGCGGAGCTTAGGACACTAGGGGCGTGCTCAATGTCTGGAACGAATCTGATTGCTCCTGAAGAATCCGGCGTGTGGCGGCGTGCGGATATATTTGTGCTTATTGATTTTGACCGTGACGATGACTTCAGTGACGCTTATGAGGATGTCACAGATTATTTATTCCAGGTGGATTGGCATATTGGGGCCCACCAGCCGTATCAATTGATGGCGGATGAGACCGAGCTGACGATGATGCTGGATAACAGCGATCGCCGGTTTAGCCCTGAGAATCCCGATGGGCCGTACTATGGTCAGTTGGATTCTTACCTGAAGGTGAAGGTCGAGATCCGCTACGAGGGTACGGTTTACCCTATGTATCTGGGGTATATCGACTCGATTAAGCCGGAACCAGGTGATCGCATTGATTGCACGATCCGGTGCGTTGGGGCAAAGCAGCAGCTACAGGACCAGAATATCGCGGTGCCGCTGCTGACGAATGTGCGCAGCGACCAGGCCATTAAGGTCATTCTGGAGAAGCTTGTGCTGCCGCCAGCGATGAATAGTGACGCGTGGTTTTTGGGTGTGCCGGGTAGTTGCGAGCTTGGTATAGGGACTTATCTTGGTGATAGCACCGTTGCGATGTCGCTTGAAACCGGGCTTGTTTCGTTCCCCTATGTGGCTGACAACTGGGATGTTGACTTCCATGGAAATCAATATGTTGGTGAGGATTGGTCCTCCGGCTTTAAGGGGTGGGATGCGATTGCGGATATTGTAAAGGCTGAGCGAGGGCGGTTTTTATTCGACCGCGAAGGGAAGGCTGTGTTCTGGAACCGAGCGCACACGCAGACACAGTATATTTCGTTTGGTGGCTTCGGAACTGATGCGATCTATGATTATGTTCCATCGCCTACGATCGATTTAAGCGGGTATAGCTGGGGTGATGACATCGCAAACGAGATTGAGGTGACGTCGTACCCGCGCAGCATTGAGGGCGGACCCTCTATCATTTATGAGCTTGACGAGCCTGTGAGCGTGCGAGCTGGACAAACGCGCACCATCACGGCGAAGTTCACACCTGATGATACGGAAGATCAGATCTCTGCTATCAACCCTTATATTCAGGCGCTGACGTATCGGGGGCGGCTCACCTTCGGCATTGAGTGGTTGGCTGATAAGGCGAAGGTCACGATCACAAATGTCGCCCAGACGGGACAGTGGGCATCTGGCGGGAATGCAACAACAACCGGCTGGCAGAGCAGCAGCAGTGCTGTGTACCCGAGCAGTGACGATTTTGACCTGGATGGCGAGCTGACGTCACTTGTGCTGATGGGTACGAAGCTGACGGCGTTTGAAGAGGTGACTGCGTCCGTTGAAGACGGCGTTAGCCGTTCGTTGTATGGTCCCCGCCAATACAGAATAGATGCGAAGCTGCTGAATGACCCGAACGACGCGCACGCGATTGCTGAGTATGAGCTGGCGAAACGAAAAGACTCTTACGGTGCGTGGAAAACGGTGAAGATGAAGCCCATCAACGCGAAGTCTATTGAACGGGTGCTCTTTGCCGTGTTGGGGCGGAAGTACCAGCTCACGGATGAAACCAACGGGCACCAGCGAGATTATATGCTGGTGGGGGAAAAGCACAGTTGGAACCGGAGATCGGGTGTTGAGACAGAACTCTATTTCGAACTGCTTGACAAGCAGTTGGGCTGGATGCTTGGCACAGTGTATGGTGAGCTTGGCGTCGGTACGCGATTGGGCTATTAGCACATAAAGGACATTATCGGGATTGTAAGCATGGTGAAAAACGAGTTTGGGGACTTTATCCCCACTGCGAATTCTGAGCCACAGGTGCGGGCAGCGGGTGGCTATCGTCCGTGGCTGATGAGCCTGATGAAATCGCGCCCGCCTTACATCGCGCCAGACCTGGATGATTGTAAGGGCGTGGTTTACGCGGAAGTGATCAGCGGGACTTGGGCGGTGAAGTGCCCGTTTACTGGCTGCCATGGGGCGCTGGTCGCTGAACCTGGCGAACCTTACTTTTGCCCGGACTGCCTGAATCAG
The Phototrophicus methaneseepsis DNA segment above includes these coding regions:
- a CDS encoding phage tail tape measure protein, translated to MTTVTDLQVLIRGDASGVQNAIRSADSQVSGFSGRTRNRLSQVYSAFQMVGLGVLGVGAASVGVAIEFESSFADVRKTVNGSDEELANLQERIREMATDDSNPLSAIENSQNALAGIAAMGGQLGIGLGEMESFIQTVGNLDVATNLSADTIGEVLARYANIADLDASEFASFGDSLVTLGNNMAAQETDIAATLSYIQQLATMGFDSSEILAYSAALPSLGITPEAGGSALVQTVTTLTSLLADAGDRQDLVSALDIDDSQLDLDDIEQSLRNVLSAYNDLSSVEKIDFLDQFGLDGIRQQRLINSLSAGMGTLDNALVLSADGWQGNGAAMTEAAAKAGTTQGNINEMINSLRELGIMIGETLLPGLNDAIDTFTEFLSMAKEGDLGGGIEMLLTDGAQALADFLSIPVDVAEGLAAIGPALENAATIFQIVLGRIQRDVDIWALDLRKRFAELMVGLANPLVDARVLDQSVVDSLQAEADSAQTAMMNIDFNKAMEQRFRGMAFTGDVDLGFDFRGFDFGELIMRDENLGAQLANQFDSLTESAVMAALKSAFAEGDAISAEGLMQITQFTDPEQTRSVLQQEIRDAIESGDAEAFQAIASMDITQFLLGEDTISMFESELQMTLESEQYGVTTDLMLFPGIIDVSRVAAAVAGAVGSLGGGLGNGLQGPVPPPGYSGGGNTINVNSYGQSPYALAEQLRSAQRSLGH